In Chryseobacterium turcicum, a single window of DNA contains:
- a CDS encoding glycosyltransferase family 4 protein gives MKVVFLSTFAFDANISLINALKNKCDIYFFTEALYEIDNYLDKNKLSEFLSVGTDVQEIQRFSELIPLDKTFVIKGTRQINVVKKLYNSYRIDKKIREINPDLIILDSHLITYFFTAFRYSKKSLLIVHDPFFHSGENFKADILLRKLYFSLVENKILLNKNQKNDFINHYKQDSNKIFTSFLSVYEYLTFYGGINDKKNTSFNVLFFGRISPYKGVKYFLDACVEIIESGQYPNISFTVAGSGDFDFDITKYYNYSQIKIINKFIQPEELSQFIKSSSVVVCPYVDATQSGVVMSCFAFKKPVIATNVGGLPEMVEDGKTGVIIEPKSTESIKEAIFKLYENPQILEQMSENIAQEYLYGEKSWSQSGEYFIDAINSIIKK, from the coding sequence ATGAAAGTCGTTTTCTTATCTACCTTTGCTTTCGATGCAAATATTTCTCTTATCAATGCTCTGAAAAATAAATGTGATATCTATTTTTTTACAGAAGCATTATATGAAATAGATAACTATCTGGATAAAAATAAATTGTCTGAATTTTTATCGGTTGGAACTGATGTGCAAGAAATACAACGTTTTTCAGAACTTATACCATTAGATAAAACATTTGTCATCAAAGGGACAAGACAGATAAATGTTGTAAAAAAACTATATAATTCATATAGAATAGATAAAAAAATTAGAGAAATAAATCCGGATCTTATTATTTTAGATAGTCACTTAATAACTTATTTTTTTACTGCATTTAGATACAGTAAAAAAAGTTTACTTATTGTACATGATCCTTTTTTTCATAGTGGAGAAAATTTTAAAGCAGATATATTACTTAGAAAATTATATTTTTCTCTCGTAGAAAATAAAATTCTACTCAATAAGAATCAGAAAAATGATTTTATTAATCATTATAAGCAAGATTCAAATAAGATTTTTACATCATTTCTTAGTGTCTATGAATATCTTACTTTTTACGGCGGTATAAATGATAAAAAAAATACATCCTTTAATGTTCTTTTTTTTGGAAGAATTTCTCCATACAAAGGAGTGAAGTATTTTTTGGATGCATGTGTAGAGATAATAGAATCAGGGCAATATCCAAACATAAGTTTTACTGTTGCTGGAAGCGGAGACTTTGATTTTGATATCACAAAATATTATAATTATTCTCAAATAAAAATAATAAACAAATTTATCCAGCCTGAAGAGCTGTCACAGTTTATAAAAAGCTCTTCTGTTGTGGTCTGTCCCTATGTGGATGCTACACAGAGTGGTGTGGTGATGTCATGTTTTGCTTTCAAAAAACCAGTTATTGCTACCAATGTAGGTGGGTTGCCAGAAATGGTTGAAGATGGAAAAACAGGTGTTATTATAGAGCCTAAAAGTACTGAGTCAATTAAGGAAGCCATATTTAAACTCTACGAAAATCCTCAGATATTAGAACAAATGTCTGAAAATATTGCTCAAGAATATTTGTACGGTGAAAAAAGCTGGTCGCAATCTGGTGAATATTTTATAGATGCGATTAATTCGATAATTAAAAAATAA
- a CDS encoding NAD-dependent epimerase/dehydratase family protein yields MKNILITGGAGFIGSNIALSLINKGFNVTVLDNLSPQIHGDNPEVSSSLYKNIIGKVTFIKGTVTSKENWVEAIKNQDAIIHLAAETGTGQSMYEIQKYIDVNIGGTGLMLDILANNNHTIKKVIVASSRAIYGEGKYECKEHGIVYPTERREEEMSKGDFSCKCPVCSETVSILPTTEDSKIHPTSVYGITKQNQEQLVLTVCKSLNIGAVAYRYQNVYGPGQSLLNPYTGILSIFSTRIKNGNSINIFEDGKETRDFVYIDDVVEATILGLENDNANGQVYNVGTGIATDVITVANTLAKYYERNIPIQISGNYRLGDIRHNFADITKIKAELGFESQWYFEKGIKAFTNWVNEQEIPEDKYEQSIEEMKNKGLYK; encoded by the coding sequence ATGAAAAATATATTAATCACAGGCGGAGCTGGTTTTATTGGTTCCAATATCGCTCTTAGTCTTATAAATAAAGGGTTTAATGTTACTGTTTTAGATAACTTATCACCTCAAATTCATGGAGATAATCCTGAGGTAAGCTCTTCACTTTATAAAAATATTATTGGTAAAGTTACCTTTATAAAAGGTACAGTTACTTCAAAAGAAAATTGGGTTGAGGCTATTAAAAATCAAGATGCAATTATTCATTTGGCCGCGGAAACGGGTACCGGACAATCGATGTACGAAATTCAGAAATACATTGACGTTAATATTGGTGGTACAGGGTTGATGCTAGACATATTAGCAAATAATAATCATACCATAAAAAAGGTTATTGTGGCTTCTTCTCGTGCTATTTATGGTGAAGGTAAATATGAATGTAAAGAGCATGGAATTGTTTATCCTACCGAAAGACGTGAAGAAGAAATGTCAAAAGGTGATTTTTCATGCAAATGTCCTGTATGTAGCGAGACTGTTTCTATATTACCTACTACTGAAGACAGTAAAATACATCCCACTTCAGTATATGGTATTACCAAACAAAATCAGGAGCAATTGGTTTTGACGGTTTGTAAGTCTTTAAATATTGGAGCGGTCGCTTACAGGTATCAAAATGTTTACGGACCCGGACAGTCTTTACTAAATCCTTACACAGGAATACTATCTATTTTTTCTACAAGAATAAAGAATGGAAATTCTATTAATATATTTGAAGACGGTAAAGAGACTCGTGATTTTGTCTATATAGATGATGTTGTAGAAGCAACTATCTTAGGATTAGAAAACGACAATGCCAATGGGCAGGTTTATAATGTGGGAACCGGTATAGCAACCGACGTTATTACTGTTGCTAATACTTTGGCTAAATATTACGAACGTAACATTCCTATACAAATATCCGGGAACTATAGACTTGGAGACATACGACATAATTTTGCAGATATTACCAAAATAAAAGCAGAATTAGGTTTCGAATCTCAATGGTATTTTGAAAAAGGGATTAAAGCATTTACCAATTGGGTTAATGAGCAAGAAATTCCTGAAGATAAATACGAGCAGTCTATTGAAGAAATGAAAAATAAAGGCTTATACAAATGA
- a CDS encoding acyltransferase, which yields MQSIYTLKGIVRNKYYRLKAVLWYSFFLKKMGKGCVIFKPLVITPDSIIMGDRVSIGNRARIEGVKQYQSKIFTPNIILNEGVTIQQNIHLTCAESVVIGRNTAIAANVSITDIHHPYDDINIPIEHQDIKTKPVFIGDDCKIYNNSVILQGTIIGKHCTIGANSVVSGQFGDYCVIAGIPAKVLKRYSFETQAWLKTDAKGNFLEI from the coding sequence ATGCAGTCAATATATACATTAAAAGGAATTGTAAGAAATAAGTATTACAGGCTTAAGGCTGTTTTATGGTATAGCTTTTTTTTAAAAAAAATGGGAAAAGGTTGTGTTATTTTTAAGCCTTTGGTCATAACTCCCGATTCAATTATTATGGGGGATCGAGTTTCTATAGGAAATCGTGCAAGGATAGAAGGCGTTAAACAATATCAATCAAAAATATTTACTCCAAATATTATATTGAATGAGGGGGTTACCATTCAGCAGAATATACATCTTACTTGTGCAGAATCTGTAGTGATTGGCAGAAATACAGCAATTGCTGCCAATGTATCCATCACAGATATTCACCATCCTTATGATGATATTAATATACCTATAGAACATCAAGATATCAAAACAAAACCTGTCTTTATAGGTGACGATTGTAAAATTTATAATAATTCTGTTATATTACAAGGGACAATTATTGGTAAACATTGTACGATAGGTGCAAACAGTGTAGTGTCTGGTCAGTTTGGAGATTATTGCGTTATCGCAGGAATACCAGCTAAGGTGCTAAAACGATATTCATTTGAAACACAAGCTTGGTTAAAAACTGATGCTAAAGGGAATTTTTTAGAAATATGA
- a CDS encoding glycosyltransferase family 2 protein, protein MSRKIGIVTVLYNSESVLEEFFETLSTQTYNNFILYVVDNLSPDGSLALSEKLASHYQFETRIIKNDTNYGVAKGNNIGIRRALADDCDLVLLSNNDIALEDNSIDKLLVGLDKNNADMAVPKIYLYGTKQIWAAGGGFVKRNGLTAQYGQEQEDEGQFNSDQKVDYAPTCFMLIKKEVFDSVGLMDENYFVYYDDTDFVYRALKYNEKSLWYIANSVIHHNESTSTGKMSDFSVRFLWRNLVYFALKNYKPFYAGYVLIYNFLYILIILYFRYSPKQWKIALGAYREGFGLYINNRPV, encoded by the coding sequence ATGAGCAGAAAAATAGGAATTGTTACTGTTTTATATAACAGTGAGTCTGTACTCGAAGAGTTTTTTGAAACCTTAAGTACACAGACCTATAATAACTTTATATTATATGTGGTTGATAATCTTTCGCCAGATGGTTCTTTAGCATTAAGTGAAAAACTAGCAAGCCACTATCAATTCGAAACTAGAATCATCAAAAATGATACTAATTACGGGGTTGCCAAAGGCAATAATATAGGGATTAGAAGAGCTTTAGCTGATGACTGTGATTTGGTACTTTTATCAAACAATGATATTGCTCTTGAAGATAATTCAATTGATAAACTGTTAGTTGGTTTAGATAAAAACAATGCAGATATGGCTGTACCCAAAATTTATTTGTATGGTACAAAACAGATTTGGGCTGCAGGAGGGGGATTTGTAAAAAGAAACGGATTAACAGCACAATACGGTCAAGAGCAAGAGGACGAAGGACAATTTAATTCTGACCAAAAAGTAGATTATGCCCCCACTTGTTTCATGCTCATTAAAAAAGAAGTTTTTGATAGTGTAGGATTAATGGATGAAAACTATTTTGTTTATTATGACGATACTGATTTTGTATATCGAGCATTAAAATACAATGAAAAATCATTATGGTACATTGCAAATTCTGTAATACATCATAACGAATCTACTTCTACTGGGAAAATGAGTGATTTTTCAGTGCGATTTTTATGGAGAAATTTAGTTTATTTTGCATTAAAAAATTATAAGCCTTTTTACGCAGGATATGTGCTGATTTATAATTTTTTATATATTCTGATCATATTATATTTTAGATATTCTCCCAAGCAATGGAAGATTGCATTAGGTGCTTATAGAGAAGGATTTGGCTTGTATATTAATAATAGACCAGTATAG
- a CDS encoding NAD-dependent epimerase/dehydratase family protein has protein sequence MKKIVILGGGGFIGGHLGKRLKKEGYHVRICDIKKHEYFQHSEICDEFIVGDLTDPSVVKLVIEDGVDEVYQLAADMGGALYIFTGQHDADVMHNSATINLNVARECVLKKVGKVFYSSSACMYPEHNQLDPDNPNCEESSAYPANPDSEYGWEKLFSERLFLSYNRNYNLDVRIARFHNIFGPQGTWEGGKEKSPAAMCRKVAEENNNGNIEVWGNGKQTRSFLYIDECIEAVLRLMDSDFKYPVNIGSEEMVSINELAQMAIDISQKELSIMNLEGEEFYAKYGFKCPLGVKGRNSHNKLYKEKVGWEVSQPLIIGMQKTYQWVSEQVLKRKEAISI, from the coding sequence ATGAAAAAAATTGTAATATTAGGAGGAGGTGGATTTATCGGAGGCCACTTAGGAAAAAGATTAAAAAAAGAAGGATATCATGTGAGAATTTGTGATATTAAAAAACATGAATATTTTCAGCATTCAGAAATATGTGATGAATTTATCGTTGGGGATCTTACAGATCCTTCAGTCGTAAAGCTTGTCATAGAAGATGGAGTAGATGAGGTTTATCAGCTTGCAGCAGACATGGGAGGTGCTTTATATATCTTTACCGGTCAGCATGATGCCGACGTAATGCACAATTCTGCAACGATCAACCTTAATGTTGCGAGAGAATGTGTTCTAAAAAAAGTGGGTAAGGTTTTTTACTCTTCTTCTGCATGTATGTATCCTGAACACAATCAATTAGATCCAGATAATCCCAATTGTGAAGAAAGTTCTGCATACCCAGCAAATCCTGATTCTGAGTATGGTTGGGAGAAATTATTCTCTGAAAGACTTTTCCTTTCGTATAATAGAAATTATAACTTAGATGTAAGAATCGCTAGATTCCATAATATTTTCGGTCCTCAGGGAACTTGGGAAGGAGGAAAAGAAAAATCTCCGGCAGCGATGTGTAGAAAAGTAGCTGAAGAAAATAATAACGGAAACATTGAAGTTTGGGGTAATGGAAAGCAAACAAGATCTTTTTTGTATATCGATGAATGTATTGAAGCGGTTTTGCGTTTAATGGATTCAGATTTTAAATATCCAGTTAATATTGGAAGTGAAGAAATGGTATCAATAAATGAATTGGCTCAAATGGCAATAGACATATCGCAAAAAGAATTATCTATTATGAACTTGGAAGGTGAAGAATTCTATGCGAAATATGGCTTTAAATGCCCTTTAGGTGTAAAAGGTAGAAATTCTCATAATAAATTATATAAAGAAAAAGTTGGGTGGGAAGTTTCACAACCCTTGATAATAGGAATGCAGAAAACATATCAATGGGTTTCTGAGCAGGTATTAAAAAGAAAAGAAGCTATTTCTATTTAA
- a CDS encoding EpsG family protein: protein MEPTFSYSYSMPYVFLFFIFFLLFLWENKVKKSEGSITMIRYLCMLVFFVFFGFRGYVDTDFMVYYPVYETAPTLSDTKGVLNFFSDMNEDFLLKIEPGFKLLVILVKSIFNDFFSLQIVSCLIDVLFLNYFFKKYSPQYVLGFIMFLIFSGLIIEINLLRNSKAMFLFIYSLQFIKDRNPIKYFIYNGIGLLFHSSAIFYFPLYFFLHKKFSPQLVWGAFILGNVLYLGQVKFITPMIVAIGSFFGGVYSLMAEGYSQNSLYSTGYGITMGYLEKFFTFILFYYSYNKIGELIKDEKILNIFFNLFFIFTVTYLFLSEYSILIDRMTTLFVMSYWILYPYIYVVLERVFKLVFTSILFLFGVYKMIYANNIIIRKYENILWSKPTVTRAYYIINKHLDKILYPQKK, encoded by the coding sequence ATGGAGCCTACATTTAGCTATAGTTATTCAATGCCTTATGTTTTCCTTTTTTTTATATTTTTTTTACTTTTCTTATGGGAAAATAAAGTGAAAAAAAGTGAAGGAAGCATCACTATGATCAGATACCTATGTATGCTGGTTTTCTTTGTTTTTTTTGGTTTTAGAGGGTATGTAGATACCGATTTTATGGTTTACTATCCGGTCTACGAAACTGCACCTACACTTTCAGATACAAAAGGTGTTTTGAATTTTTTTTCGGATATGAATGAGGATTTTCTTTTAAAAATAGAGCCTGGATTCAAATTATTAGTCATTCTAGTCAAAAGTATTTTCAACGATTTTTTTTCACTTCAAATTGTATCATGTTTAATTGATGTATTATTTCTCAATTATTTTTTCAAGAAATATTCTCCTCAATATGTATTGGGTTTTATAATGTTTCTAATATTTTCTGGACTTATTATTGAGATTAATCTTCTTAGAAACTCTAAAGCAATGTTTCTTTTTATTTATTCGTTACAATTTATAAAAGATAGAAATCCTATTAAGTATTTCATATATAATGGAATAGGTCTTCTTTTTCATTCTTCAGCTATATTTTATTTTCCGCTATATTTTTTTCTACACAAGAAATTTTCACCACAATTAGTTTGGGGAGCATTCATCCTTGGAAATGTTCTATATTTGGGACAAGTAAAATTTATTACTCCAATGATTGTTGCCATAGGCAGTTTTTTTGGCGGTGTATATTCATTAATGGCTGAAGGTTATTCTCAAAACAGTTTATACAGCACAGGATATGGTATAACAATGGGATATTTAGAAAAGTTTTTTACATTTATTCTTTTTTATTATTCTTATAATAAAATTGGTGAGCTGATAAAAGATGAAAAAATACTCAATATATTTTTTAATCTGTTTTTTATTTTTACAGTTACCTATTTGTTTTTATCAGAATATTCTATATTAATAGATAGAATGACTACGCTTTTTGTAATGTCTTATTGGATATTATATCCATATATTTATGTAGTACTTGAAAGAGTTTTTAAATTGGTATTTACTTCTATCTTGTTTTTATTTGGTGTTTATAAAATGATTTATGCTAATAACATTATAATTAGAAAATACGAAAATATTTTGTGGAGTAAGCCTACTGTAACAAGAGCATATTACATCATAAATAAACATCTGGATAAAATACTATATCCTCAAAAAAAATAA
- a CDS encoding CatB-related O-acetyltransferase, with protein sequence MVDRSYLQNPFFEYLKWLKTKIKYQAKYKNLKVGYMSRLINVVFGQYNWLGNNVIMINSSIGDFSYISDGSVISETEMGKFCSIGPNVRIAPGKHPTHTFVSTHPAIYSNPDYCMKNFQTKDHHNPKRNVIIGNDVWICANAVIADGVTVGDGAIIAANAVVNSDVEPYSIVGGIPATFIRKRFKDEQINVLNRSKWWDQSLDWIEKNSDIFLDIEDYYRFHTK encoded by the coding sequence ATGGTTGATAGATCTTATTTGCAGAATCCTTTTTTTGAATATTTAAAATGGCTTAAGACTAAAATAAAATACCAAGCAAAGTACAAAAATCTTAAGGTGGGATATATGTCTAGGCTTATTAACGTAGTTTTTGGACAATATAACTGGTTGGGAAATAATGTAATAATGATAAATTCTTCTATTGGGGATTTTTCGTATATTTCTGACGGATCAGTAATTAGTGAGACGGAAATGGGGAAATTTTGCTCAATTGGTCCTAATGTGAGAATTGCACCAGGAAAACATCCTACCCATACATTTGTTAGTACTCATCCCGCAATTTATTCAAATCCTGATTATTGCATGAAAAATTTTCAGACAAAAGATCATCATAATCCTAAAAGAAATGTTATAATAGGTAATGATGTTTGGATTTGTGCAAATGCAGTTATAGCAGATGGTGTGACAGTAGGCGACGGGGCAATAATAGCAGCAAATGCTGTAGTTAATTCTGATGTTGAGCCCTATTCAATAGTAGGAGGGATTCCGGCTACATTCATTAGGAAAAGATTTAAGGACGAACAAATAAATGTTTTAAATAGATCTAAATGGTGGGACCAGAGTCTTGATTGGATTGAAAAAAATTCGGATATATTTTTAGATATTGAAGATTATTATAGGTTTCACACAAAATAA
- a CDS encoding glycosyltransferase codes for MKRAPVSVCMASYNGAKYIEKQIESILDQLRLGDELIIVDDCSTDDTVNIIKKFNSDFIKLFKNEKNIGYVRNFEKALGLAKNQYICLADQDDVWIDGRLQKLEEKIKKENVFLVASNFDPSFQDSKNDKIFLKLKIENSTEYLGNIIRIFKGKSAYYGCTMMMNKELLKFILPFPKYIEAHDLWIAMNANLLRSIHHLYDDTLIYNVHQNNTSLKKRSFLKKIKARYYFCQALIDILKRINK; via the coding sequence ATGAAGAGAGCACCTGTTTCTGTATGTATGGCTTCATATAATGGCGCAAAATATATAGAAAAACAAATAGAATCAATACTTGATCAGCTAAGATTAGGAGATGAGTTAATCATTGTTGATGATTGTTCCACAGACGATACCGTAAACATAATTAAAAAGTTTAATAGTGATTTTATTAAACTTTTTAAAAATGAAAAAAATATAGGTTACGTGAGAAATTTTGAGAAAGCCTTAGGCTTAGCAAAAAATCAATATATATGTTTAGCAGATCAGGATGATGTTTGGATTGATGGAAGATTACAAAAACTTGAAGAAAAAATAAAGAAAGAAAATGTATTCTTAGTTGCTTCAAACTTTGATCCAAGTTTTCAAGATTCTAAAAATGATAAAATATTTTTGAAGTTAAAGATTGAAAACTCTACAGAATACTTAGGGAATATTATAAGGATTTTTAAAGGAAAATCAGCTTATTATGGATGTACGATGATGATGAATAAAGAATTGTTGAAATTTATTTTACCCTTTCCAAAGTACATTGAGGCTCATGATTTATGGATTGCTATGAATGCCAATTTATTGAGATCAATACATCATCTATATGATGATACTTTGATTTATAATGTTCATCAAAATAACACCAGTCTTAAAAAAAGAAGTTTTCTTAAAAAAATAAAAGCCAGATATTATTTTTGTCAGGCATTAATAGACATATTAAAAAGAATAAATAAGTAA
- a CDS encoding sugar transferase translates to MKNYLNLSRISERYLFVNISNISEKIFTEANFSKSYKCVFFNSQTDKKNISEYISKLNVKTIVIETSDLNYLPKKVTDDIIEAKLKGIKVFEVHEFYEKINGRIPLVKLNAFQYLADDVFSIGLDQFDFAFKRIIDIFVCILILPFALIIILLGCIGVFLSSPGNVFFTQERVGKNSKTFKIYKLRTMTKKHNGDFTKEKDDRIFPVGKFLRKTKIDELPQIFNVMNGNMSVIGPRPERPKYVKESVDENSFFDLRHLVKPGITGWAQVNLPKATPKDNLKKLEYDLYYIKSYTPLLDFKILLKTIKVLFTFNSN, encoded by the coding sequence ATGAAAAACTATTTAAATCTTTCTCGGATTTCTGAAAGATACCTATTTGTAAACATAAGTAACATCTCAGAGAAAATTTTTACTGAGGCTAATTTTAGTAAGTCCTATAAATGTGTTTTTTTTAATTCCCAAACGGATAAAAAAAATATTTCAGAGTATATCTCTAAGCTAAATGTTAAAACTATTGTTATTGAAACTTCAGATTTAAATTATCTGCCGAAGAAAGTAACAGATGATATTATAGAAGCTAAACTTAAAGGAATTAAAGTTTTTGAAGTACATGAATTCTATGAAAAAATTAATGGTAGAATTCCTTTAGTGAAACTTAATGCATTTCAGTACTTAGCTGATGACGTTTTTTCAATAGGTTTAGACCAATTTGATTTTGCTTTTAAAAGAATTATTGATATTTTTGTTTGTATTCTTATTTTACCATTTGCTTTAATTATTATTTTATTAGGCTGTATCGGTGTTTTTCTTAGCTCTCCCGGAAATGTTTTCTTTACTCAAGAAAGAGTGGGAAAGAATTCTAAAACATTTAAAATCTATAAACTCCGTACAATGACCAAAAAGCATAATGGAGATTTTACAAAAGAGAAAGATGACAGAATATTTCCTGTAGGAAAGTTTCTTAGAAAAACTAAAATTGATGAATTACCTCAGATATTTAATGTCATGAATGGTAACATGAGTGTTATTGGTCCTCGTCCCGAGAGACCTAAATATGTAAAAGAGTCTGTAGATGAAAACTCTTTTTTTGATTTAAGACATTTAGTAAAACCAGGTATTACAGGATGGGCTCAGGTCAACCTCCCTAAAGCAACGCCAAAAGACAATCTTAAAAAACTAGAGTATGACTTGTATTACATTAAAAGCTATACTCCTCTCTTAGATTTTAAAATTTTACTAAAAACAATTAAAGTATTATTTACTTTTAATAGTAATTAA
- a CDS encoding glycosyltransferase family 2 protein yields the protein MKISIITVCWNSEKYLKTAIESILNQTYQDIEYIIIDGGSTDGTLDIIKQYEPLFNTRMKWISEKDNGIYDAMNKGINMSSGDVVGLLNSDDFYMSNTSLEKITNAFIKENVDSVYADLYYVKELDIDKIVRSWKTGKKRPFSKGWHPAHPSFFVKKEVYNKFGSFNLNFKIAADFEIMLRFLEKYSISSYYIEEYIVKMRLGGESNKNIKNIKKGKNEIIDAFKQNNIQIPFYYPYKRWTLKLIQYIRK from the coding sequence ATGAAAATAAGTATTATTACAGTTTGCTGGAATAGTGAAAAATATCTTAAAACTGCCATTGAATCAATTTTAAATCAAACATACCAAGATATTGAATATATCATTATTGATGGGGGGTCTACTGACGGAACTCTTGATATTATTAAACAATATGAACCATTGTTTAATACAAGAATGAAATGGATTAGTGAAAAAGATAATGGCATCTATGACGCAATGAATAAAGGTATCAACATGTCTTCTGGCGATGTTGTAGGACTATTAAATTCAGATGATTTTTATATGTCAAATACCTCTTTAGAAAAGATTACCAATGCCTTTATTAAAGAAAATGTTGACTCTGTATATGCAGATCTTTATTATGTAAAAGAACTTGATATAGATAAGATTGTTAGAAGCTGGAAAACTGGTAAAAAACGTCCATTTAGTAAAGGTTGGCATCCTGCACATCCTTCTTTTTTTGTGAAAAAAGAGGTTTATAATAAATTTGGTAGTTTTAACTTGAATTTCAAAATCGCTGCAGATTTTGAAATAATGTTAAGATTTTTAGAAAAATATTCTATTAGCTCGTATTATATTGAAGAATATATAGTAAAAATGAGATTAGGTGGAGAGTCTAATAAAAATATTAAAAACATCAAAAAGGGAAAGAATGAAATTATAGATGCTTTTAAGCAAAATAATATACAAATTCCTTTCTATTACCCTTATAAACGTTGGACTTTAAAATTGATTCAATATATAAGGAAATAA
- a CDS encoding lipopolysaccharide biosynthesis protein, with amino-acid sequence MNFSSKKLTINALSAVLQVVFTAFLYFFLYKYLLESLGVEQLGIWSLILSFSSIANLANLGLTSGLVKFVAEYLLDEDKTKLGKLIFTSVLSMSVLFGSISLIILFFAESLLVHIIDENFLKLALDILPFSLASLCINAISGVFTSVLEGYQKNYIRNFIYIISGIIMFGGTIVLTPEYHLKGVAISQLLQSVFILLIAFVFTVRINPNNRLKYWKWNSQSFKELFNYGYKFQLVSISQLLYEPATKFLLTKYGGLGLVGHYEMATKAVNQFRALLTNANQVVVPIIAEKTKSGEASFLQSFYIKMNRVLLLLTLPLSTLLIVATPFISLVWLGTFNEDFIFSMLVLAAMTFINIMCGPAYYSSLGEGRLNILVFVHVGMAIINIIFGIILGELVGGYGIILAWGVALSLGSCIVIITYNKSLKINFFDIFRKEEFKLFVISLVIIFVNTLSFELISQDKNIIKVALGILSFLLFIPAILKNENVKQIILLIKKK; translated from the coding sequence ATGAATTTTTCTTCAAAAAAACTCACTATAAATGCTTTATCAGCTGTTTTACAAGTCGTATTTACAGCATTTCTCTATTTCTTTTTATATAAATATTTATTAGAAAGTTTAGGGGTTGAGCAATTAGGAATTTGGTCACTTATTTTATCATTTTCTTCTATTGCGAATTTGGCCAATTTAGGGCTTACTTCAGGGTTGGTGAAATTTGTAGCAGAATATCTCTTAGATGAAGATAAGACAAAACTAGGGAAGCTGATATTTACCTCAGTTTTATCGATGTCAGTACTATTTGGATCGATAAGTTTGATAATATTATTCTTTGCCGAATCTTTGCTTGTACATATTATAGATGAAAATTTTTTAAAATTAGCTTTAGATATACTTCCATTTTCTCTGGCCTCTTTGTGTATAAATGCTATTAGTGGAGTTTTCACTTCAGTATTAGAAGGTTATCAAAAAAATTATATAAGGAACTTTATTTATATAATATCAGGAATTATAATGTTTGGAGGAACCATTGTTTTAACACCTGAGTATCATCTGAAAGGAGTCGCTATTTCTCAACTATTACAGTCAGTTTTTATATTACTTATCGCATTCGTTTTTACGGTAAGAATAAATCCTAATAACCGATTAAAATATTGGAAATGGAATTCTCAATCATTTAAAGAACTCTTTAACTATGGTTATAAATTTCAGTTGGTTTCTATAAGTCAATTATTATATGAACCAGCTACAAAATTTCTTTTAACAAAATATGGTGGTTTAGGACTCGTGGGACATTATGAAATGGCAACCAAAGCGGTTAATCAATTTAGAGCATTACTTACTAACGCAAATCAAGTTGTAGTACCGATAATCGCAGAAAAAACAAAATCAGGGGAAGCTTCTTTCTTGCAAAGTTTTTATATTAAAATGAATCGTGTTTTATTATTATTAACTTTACCATTATCTACTCTTTTAATTGTTGCAACCCCTTTCATATCGCTAGTTTGGCTTGGAACTTTTAATGAAGATTTTATATTTTCAATGCTCGTTTTGGCAGCTATGACTTTTATCAATATAATGTGTGGACCAGCATATTACAGCTCATTAGGAGAAGGTAGATTAAATATTTTAGTATTTGTACATGTTGGGATGGCAATTATAAATATCATTTTTGGAATTATTTTAGGAGAATTAGTGGGAGGGTACGGAATAATTTTGGCTTGGGGTGTTGCACTTTCATTAGGGTCATGTATTGTAATTATTACCTATAATAAATCTTTGAAAATAAATTTTTTTGATATATTTAGAAAAGAAGAATTTAAATTGTTTGTAATTAGTTTAGTTATTATTTTCGTGAATACTTTATCTTTTGAATTAATCTCTCAAGATAAAAATATAATTAAAGTAGCCCTAGGTATACTTTCGTTTTTGTTATTTATACCTGCAATATTGAAAAATGAGAATGTTAAACAAATTATTTTATTAATCAAAAAAAAGTAA